Proteins from a single region of Spirochaetota bacterium:
- a CDS encoding helix-turn-helix domain-containing protein, translating into MIQVIDRTFTILEFLGKGPSGLRLIAEAVKLPKNTTSNILKSLKDRGYLVKDADGIYALSDRFSVLTFKSHIDPSVLESAIRNLSVSIRESAVIAELRGIERYTVAKADADREVAVSMDVFRARSFYGLETSWMLLAFSDDETRSAVIKARGLPTSEEREHAQTKEKVIALLDTIRQDGIVIRVKNETAVLSVPVIEKSGSARFAIGVFLPASRYIGDHKVHIEKAMREAARSLAQKINTSGAVR; encoded by the coding sequence ATGATACAAGTCATAGATAGAACATTCACCATCCTCGAATTCCTGGGAAAAGGGCCATCCGGCCTCAGGCTTATCGCCGAAGCGGTCAAGCTCCCCAAGAACACCACGAGCAATATACTCAAATCGCTCAAGGACCGGGGATATCTGGTGAAGGATGCCGACGGGATATACGCCCTTTCGGACCGATTTTCCGTGCTCACGTTCAAATCGCATATCGATCCATCGGTACTCGAAAGCGCGATACGGAACCTTTCCGTGTCTATCCGGGAATCGGCGGTCATCGCGGAGCTGCGCGGAATAGAACGATATACCGTGGCAAAAGCGGATGCCGACCGCGAAGTGGCCGTGAGCATGGACGTTTTCCGCGCTCGTTCATTCTACGGTCTTGAAACATCATGGATGCTGCTCGCCTTCTCCGACGATGAGACACGCAGTGCCGTCATCAAAGCGCGCGGACTCCCGACATCGGAAGAACGTGAGCATGCACAGACAAAAGAAAAGGTCATCGCATTGCTCGATACGATACGCCAAGACGGCATCGTCATACGCGTCAAGAACGAGACCGCCGTGCTGAGCGTTCCTGTTATTGAAAAGAGCGGGAGCGCACGCTTTGCCATCGGCGTCTTTCTCCCGGCAAGCAGATATATCGGCGATCACAAAGTTCATATAGAAAAAGCGATGCGGGAAGCCGCACGCTCGCTCGCACAGAAAATAAATACATCAGGAGCAGTACGATGA
- a CDS encoding nitroreductase family protein, with protein MMQELIRKSRSYRRFDESHAIDTATLRKYIDGARLSPTGGNSQPLKFMLSNTPERNALISPNLLWAALLKEWGGPKEGERPSAYIIILLDKEIKKDAGIDHGIAAQSIILSAAEEGLGGCMIGNVKRIPLSKALSIPDRYDILLVIALGKPAETVIIDDIPTGGDTKYYRTADGAHHVPKRKLDDIILS; from the coding sequence ATGATGCAGGAACTCATCAGGAAAAGTCGAAGCTATCGCCGCTTTGATGAAAGTCATGCGATCGATACGGCAACGCTCCGGAAGTATATCGACGGCGCGCGGCTTTCGCCGACGGGCGGGAACTCACAGCCGCTGAAATTCATGCTATCCAATACCCCGGAGCGCAATGCATTGATATCCCCGAACCTGCTCTGGGCCGCGCTTCTCAAGGAATGGGGCGGTCCGAAGGAAGGGGAACGTCCGAGCGCATATATCATCATTCTGCTTGATAAAGAGATAAAGAAAGACGCCGGCATAGATCATGGTATCGCGGCGCAAAGCATTATTCTCAGCGCAGCGGAAGAAGGGCTCGGCGGCTGCATGATAGGCAATGTGAAACGGATACCGCTTTCAAAAGCGCTTTCCATTCCGGACAGGTACGATATACTGCTCGTCATCGCGCTCGGGAAACCGGCGGAAACGGTCATTATCGATGATATTCCAACCGGCGGCGATACGAAGTACTATCGTACGGCGGACGGCGCGCATCATGTGCCCAAGCGCAAGCTCGATGACATCATACTTTCGTAA
- a CDS encoding PQQ-binding-like beta-propeller repeat protein translates to MRASRYLLFASLFIFPLSAQSDAVFHVAPKPLAADAVTEDWPIFLGPRHNMTSRETRLARTLSPNVPRLVWEIPKGDGYASPVIHGDRLILFHRAGNETVVDCLSAAMGKRYWRFAYAMTYKDRYRRDHGPRASPMIDNGIVFVIGVEGMLHALDLASGAILWKKDIISDFKLKQNFFGVGATPLVENGMLIVNVGAPGATAAAFDCRTGKMIWASGNEWGPSYASPIPTTIRGERHVFVFAGGESTPPSGGLIDIDPASGRIRASFPWRGKKRESVNAASPLIDGERVFISECYGTGSAFFSITPDGMKPVWTNDSIGVHFMTPVIKEGYLYGVDGHGPGNAFLFCAELASGRELWRTQPTWSEGADEDAGTYLCSLLQVDGRILCLGEEGHVLWIDLSPGGYRELSRSRLFHANETWTPPVIVRGLLYVCQNRRGKDGTSMRLLCYDMRDTP, encoded by the coding sequence ATGCGTGCATCACGATATTTGCTATTCGCATCCCTTTTCATTTTTCCATTGTCCGCACAGTCCGATGCTGTCTTCCACGTCGCACCGAAACCGCTTGCCGCTGATGCCGTCACCGAGGATTGGCCGATATTCTTAGGCCCGCGGCACAATATGACCTCACGTGAAACAAGGCTCGCAAGAACGCTGTCACCGAATGTGCCGCGCCTTGTCTGGGAAATACCGAAAGGTGATGGGTATGCTTCGCCGGTCATACACGGCGATCGGCTCATACTTTTCCATCGGGCGGGGAATGAGACCGTTGTGGATTGCCTTTCTGCGGCAATGGGAAAACGATACTGGCGTTTCGCATATGCTATGACCTATAAGGACCGGTATCGCAGGGATCACGGTCCGCGTGCAAGCCCGATGATCGATAATGGCATTGTGTTCGTCATCGGCGTCGAGGGCATGCTGCATGCGCTTGATTTGGCGAGTGGGGCAATTTTATGGAAGAAAGATATCATATCTGATTTCAAACTGAAACAAAATTTCTTCGGGGTCGGGGCGACGCCGCTTGTCGAGAACGGCATGCTCATCGTCAATGTCGGGGCGCCGGGCGCGACGGCGGCAGCTTTCGACTGCCGAACGGGAAAAATGATCTGGGCTTCCGGCAACGAGTGGGGGCCGAGCTATGCCTCGCCGATACCGACGACAATTCGCGGTGAGCGGCATGTGTTCGTGTTCGCAGGAGGGGAGAGTACGCCGCCCTCAGGCGGGCTTATCGATATAGACCCGGCGAGCGGGAGGATTCGCGCATCATTCCCCTGGCGCGGAAAAAAACGGGAATCAGTGAACGCGGCGAGCCCGCTCATCGACGGTGAACGAGTGTTCATATCAGAATGCTACGGCACCGGGAGCGCATTCTTTTCGATAACGCCGGACGGTATGAAACCGGTATGGACGAACGATTCCATCGGCGTTCATTTCATGACGCCTGTCATAAAGGAAGGATATCTCTACGGTGTTGACGGCCACGGGCCGGGGAATGCATTTCTTTTCTGCGCGGAGCTTGCGAGCGGACGCGAGCTTTGGCGTACGCAGCCGACGTGGAGCGAGGGCGCGGACGAGGATGCCGGGACATATCTCTGTTCGCTCTTGCAGGTTGACGGACGCATCCTATGTCTGGGGGAAGAGGGGCATGTGCTCTGGATAGACCTTTCGCCGGGCGGGTATCGCGAGCTCTCACGTTCCCGGCTGTTCCATGCGAACGAGACATGGACGCCGCCGGTGATAGTGCGCGGGCTTCTTTATGTCTGTCAGAACAGGCGCGGGAAGGACGGCACATCGATGCGGCTCTTGTGCTATGATATGCGGGATACGCCGTGA
- a CDS encoding AraC family transcriptional regulator, translated as MAANIKTHYHLAEYAAADFPFRIIDVEEPSLPLHSHDFYEIFLVRSGSAMHMLEHGHHRLTAGDIVLINPFERHGFHLNEGPLLITNIMFSGDLFTNALSPLSTPLAPFYLSARGHTYARAERTAAIAIVNAMQDEFSAARACYRNAIAGLLMQLLAVIERSFSAGRTDRSAVGPMGAVLAHIDAHFTQNITLRMVADICGLNSTYASEQFKRFTGKPFKQYLIGKRVQYAIHLLETTKENVSRICAKAGFNDIANFERTFKRYAGRPPLSFRQ; from the coding sequence ATGGCGGCGAACATAAAGACGCATTATCATCTGGCGGAATATGCCGCGGCGGATTTTCCGTTCCGGATCATCGATGTGGAAGAACCGTCGCTGCCGCTGCACTCGCATGATTTCTATGAGATATTTCTCGTGCGCTCGGGTTCGGCGATGCATATGCTCGAGCACGGACACCATCGGCTCACCGCAGGCGATATCGTACTGATAAATCCGTTCGAACGCCACGGCTTTCATCTCAATGAAGGGCCGCTCCTCATCACCAATATCATGTTCTCGGGCGATCTTTTCACGAACGCGCTTTCCCCGTTATCCACGCCGCTCGCGCCGTTCTATCTCAGCGCCAGAGGACATACCTATGCCCGCGCGGAGCGAACAGCGGCCATCGCGATCGTCAACGCGATGCAGGATGAATTCTCCGCCGCGCGCGCCTGCTACCGTAATGCGATCGCAGGGCTTCTCATGCAGCTTCTTGCGGTCATCGAGCGGTCCTTCTCGGCGGGGCGGACGGACCGAAGCGCCGTCGGGCCGATGGGCGCGGTGCTTGCACATATTGACGCGCATTTTACGCAGAACATAACGCTCCGTATGGTCGCCGACATCTGCGGACTGAACAGTACATATGCGAGCGAGCAGTTCAAGCGTTTCACCGGAAAACCGTTCAAGCAGTATCTCATCGGCAAACGCGTGCAGTACGCCATTCATCTGCTTGAGACCACGAAGGAGAATGTAAGCCGCATCTGCGCGAAGGCCGGCTTCAATGATATCGCGAATTTCGAACGGACATTCAAGCGGTATGCGGGAAGACCGCCGCTGTCGTTCCGTCAGTAG
- a CDS encoding substrate-binding domain-containing protein has translation MVVQSNIGTPIENGPRLFFLAGKFDRTYSMRILKGLSTVAARRGSPVIAFELTDGVTTFDWESWRAAFAGTFDAAAVLATGAGAVVGSENLIAKVIEPLRGTPLVTISRKIPNVPATISDSRNGIAAAVDHLVTHHGYKRIAFIKGPPGNDEAERRFEGYKEGLARNGIPFDGSLVADGAFSPVMGKKAAQLLWEERRCGFDAVIAANDSSALGAEEYLRSKRLVSGRNYALIGHADSEAARHNAVPLSTVRMKIEELGESAAHQLIEMLAGNTPADITLQSDLIIRKSCGCFNAVAQNRSDAEYDDRHAWKESVRTGMLAALGRSMLSETAIYAGLDSALTALSCGLSSDQEEKVFLEAMHAMFSAEIRSGGDITAWYQALAVISGNLSPKFFEERSMRTIERAVAQVHGYIGEKILSHQVGTGATLRTELGSIRWLTRTLNAARSEADIAAALKGGTGYLTIDSGLIARFPAPIPSSGCAETAAVIATWGNAPALPEGALPVGRIITESAAQSVLIIPLAVSGTTFGFGAFSITYRESLTYDILADAIAAALKRIAGG, from the coding sequence ATGGTTGTCCAATCGAATATCGGAACGCCGATAGAAAACGGCCCGAGACTGTTCTTTCTTGCCGGCAAATTCGACCGCACATACTCAATGCGCATACTCAAGGGCCTGAGCACCGTTGCCGCTCGCCGCGGTTCACCGGTGATCGCTTTCGAATTGACCGACGGGGTGACCACGTTCGATTGGGAAAGCTGGCGCGCCGCATTCGCCGGCACCTTCGATGCTGCGGCCGTACTTGCCACCGGTGCGGGGGCAGTCGTCGGCAGCGAAAATCTCATCGCAAAGGTCATCGAACCGCTCCGCGGCACGCCCCTCGTGACGATATCACGGAAAATACCCAATGTACCGGCGACGATAAGCGACAGCAGGAACGGCATCGCCGCCGCTGTCGATCACCTTGTCACGCATCACGGGTATAAACGCATCGCCTTCATCAAGGGACCACCCGGGAACGACGAAGCCGAACGTCGATTCGAAGGGTACAAGGAAGGGCTTGCGCGCAACGGCATACCGTTCGACGGTTCGCTCGTTGCCGACGGGGCGTTCTCCCCGGTCATGGGCAAAAAGGCGGCACAGCTTTTATGGGAAGAACGGCGATGCGGTTTCGATGCCGTCATAGCCGCGAACGACAGCTCCGCCCTCGGCGCCGAGGAATATCTCAGATCGAAACGTCTTGTGTCGGGAAGGAATTACGCCCTTATCGGGCACGCCGACAGCGAGGCCGCGCGCCATAACGCGGTACCGCTCAGTACTGTCCGGATGAAGATAGAAGAGCTCGGTGAAAGCGCCGCACATCAGCTCATCGAGATGCTTGCAGGGAACACCCCTGCCGATATCACATTGCAGTCCGACCTTATCATCCGGAAATCCTGCGGCTGTTTCAACGCCGTTGCGCAGAACAGATCGGATGCCGAATATGATGACAGGCACGCCTGGAAGGAATCCGTACGCACCGGGATGTTGGCCGCGCTCGGACGCTCGATGCTTTCCGAAACGGCGATCTACGCCGGTCTTGACAGCGCGCTTACCGCGCTTTCCTGCGGGCTGTCCTCCGACCAGGAAGAGAAGGTCTTCCTCGAAGCGATGCACGCGATGTTCTCTGCCGAGATACGTTCGGGCGGGGACATCACCGCGTGGTACCAGGCACTCGCTGTCATCTCCGGGAACCTCTCGCCGAAATTCTTCGAGGAACGGAGCATGCGCACGATCGAACGGGCTGTCGCTCAGGTGCACGGTTATATCGGCGAAAAGATACTTTCACACCAGGTCGGCACGGGGGCGACGCTTCGTACGGAACTCGGATCGATACGATGGCTCACGCGTACTCTCAATGCGGCACGATCGGAAGCGGACATTGCCGCTGCGCTCAAAGGCGGTACCGGTTACCTCACCATTGACAGCGGTCTCATCGCGCGTTTTCCCGCACCGATACCGAGCAGCGGGTGCGCCGAGACCGCCGCCGTCATTGCGACATGGGGGAACGCGCCGGCCCTGCCCGAGGGAGCGCTTCCTGTTGGACGCATCATCACCGAATCGGCAGCGCAGAGCGTGCTCATCATACCGCTCGCCGTTTCGGGGACCACGTTCGGTTTCGGAGCCTTCAGCATCACCTACCGCGAATCGCTTACCTATGATATTCTCGCGGATGCGATCGCTGCCGCGCTGAAGCGCATCGCGGGCGGCTGA
- a CDS encoding PBP1A family penicillin-binding protein, with amino-acid sequence MRQFFIIFAAAIRERYTWFIGTRPGKWVALRLRTLKRYYDALTIRRIERFFFALVMIGAVVAGIFLGLLVAAVRTQPDIAKLENYRPTLPTKILDVRGETIAEIFAEKRDLIEFDDIPADLINAVVAMEDNDFYKHIGIDVWGILRSVVVDVLTLSKKQGASTLTQQLARNIFLSRRKTFYRKIQEAWCALQIERKYTKKEILTLYFNQIFFGHSAYGVEAAAKFYFGKHAKSCTLAECALLATLPKSPNEYSPVNNITKSMRRHRLVLSRMTDLGFISTKERDESYEAFWTEYQYRIKKKGATAYSDTDNKAPYFTEYVRQVLEAKYSPERVRNEGFKVYTTLDLKKQAAAAEALKKGLDEQNEFYARYSKVLEEAFGQTLLDSVDLLTTLFGVPVNIGETKIQSGLQSKLNKDVLLPLYEVSLILGVSDVNALVYEAMQDEDDDIARKVEGALIAMEPRTGHIAVMIGGSGFTPNNQVNRATQGRRQAGSAFKPFLYSYAIQSRKFTASSEVIDAPVAYPLDDGNMWVPENYSGDHKGPVPLRYALKNSINVVSVKILDALGIDTLIKFVTPIFNAETLSMQRRMFPKNLTLALGTGVVSPLELTTGFAVLANGGEEVRPLAIRYVADRNDNLIDSFEQEQQKMYHVKGGKKRLIEPEAAFIVTDMLKDVVTEGTASAAIEKTGFSRPAAGKTGTTSDWRDAWFIGYTPQLVSCVWMGFDRNELSLGRDRAGGQIAAPVWGEFMKKALTGTRYMDFKKPREVVSVRVCRKSGAIPTEYCRKTIDEYFIRGTTPLDVCSRCQLDKEQTDWSDSVLDKYHRKSDKKRSLDFEF; translated from the coding sequence ATGAGACAATTCTTCATTATATTTGCCGCTGCGATACGTGAACGCTATACATGGTTCATCGGTACGCGTCCTGGGAAATGGGTCGCTCTCCGCCTTCGTACGCTCAAACGTTATTACGATGCGCTCACGATACGGCGTATTGAGCGTTTTTTCTTTGCCCTCGTCATGATCGGAGCTGTCGTTGCCGGGATATTCCTCGGCCTCCTTGTGGCGGCGGTGCGAACCCAGCCGGATATCGCGAAGCTCGAGAATTACCGGCCGACGTTACCGACGAAGATACTCGACGTGCGCGGTGAGACGATAGCGGAGATATTTGCAGAAAAACGTGACCTCATCGAATTCGACGATATACCCGCGGATCTCATCAATGCCGTCGTTGCCATGGAAGACAATGACTTCTATAAGCATATCGGCATCGATGTCTGGGGTATCCTTCGTTCGGTGGTAGTCGATGTGCTCACGCTCAGCAAGAAACAGGGGGCGAGCACGCTCACGCAGCAGCTTGCGAGGAACATCTTCCTCAGCCGCAGGAAGACGTTCTATCGGAAGATACAGGAAGCATGGTGCGCGCTGCAGATAGAACGAAAGTATACGAAAAAAGAGATACTTACGCTCTATTTCAATCAGATATTCTTCGGGCACTCGGCCTACGGTGTCGAGGCGGCGGCAAAATTCTATTTCGGCAAGCATGCGAAAAGCTGTACGCTCGCCGAATGCGCACTCCTCGCAACGCTCCCGAAATCCCCCAATGAATATTCGCCGGTGAACAATATCACCAAGTCCATGCGCCGGCACCGCCTCGTCCTTTCGCGTATGACGGACCTCGGTTTCATCAGCACGAAGGAACGCGACGAGTCGTATGAGGCGTTCTGGACGGAGTATCAGTACCGTATAAAGAAGAAAGGTGCAACCGCGTATTCCGACACCGATAACAAAGCGCCCTACTTCACCGAATACGTTCGGCAGGTGCTTGAGGCGAAATACAGCCCTGAGCGTGTCCGTAATGAAGGGTTCAAGGTCTACACGACGCTCGACTTGAAGAAGCAGGCCGCGGCCGCCGAGGCCCTTAAAAAGGGGCTCGATGAGCAGAACGAATTCTATGCCCGCTACAGCAAGGTGCTCGAAGAAGCGTTCGGGCAGACGCTCCTTGACAGCGTGGACCTCCTGACGACATTGTTCGGCGTGCCGGTGAACATCGGAGAAACGAAGATACAGTCGGGGCTGCAGAGCAAGCTCAATAAGGATGTGCTCCTCCCGCTCTATGAGGTATCGCTTATACTCGGCGTGAGCGACGTGAACGCCCTTGTGTATGAAGCGATGCAGGATGAGGACGATGATATTGCGAGAAAAGTGGAGGGGGCGCTCATCGCCATGGAGCCGCGCACCGGGCACATCGCAGTGATGATCGGCGGGAGCGGATTCACCCCGAACAATCAGGTCAATCGTGCTACACAGGGGCGCCGGCAGGCGGGAAGCGCGTTCAAGCCGTTCCTCTATTCATACGCCATACAAAGCAGGAAATTCACCGCGTCATCAGAGGTTATCGATGCACCGGTGGCATATCCCCTCGACGACGGGAATATGTGGGTGCCGGAGAACTATTCGGGCGATCACAAGGGCCCCGTGCCGCTCCGCTATGCGCTTAAGAATTCCATCAACGTCGTTTCCGTAAAAATCCTTGATGCGCTCGGTATCGATACGCTCATAAAGTTCGTTACGCCCATATTCAACGCCGAGACGCTGTCGATGCAGCGGCGCATGTTCCCGAAGAACCTGACGCTCGCGCTCGGTACCGGGGTCGTTTCTCCGCTCGAGCTCACCACGGGGTTCGCGGTGCTCGCGAACGGAGGCGAGGAAGTGCGTCCGCTTGCCATACGGTATGTGGCAGATCGTAATGATAATCTCATCGACAGCTTCGAGCAGGAACAGCAGAAGATGTATCACGTGAAGGGCGGGAAGAAGCGTCTTATCGAGCCGGAGGCCGCGTTCATCGTGACCGATATGCTCAAGGATGTCGTCACCGAAGGGACCGCATCCGCAGCTATCGAGAAAACGGGGTTCTCCCGCCCTGCCGCGGGGAAGACCGGTACGACGAGCGACTGGCGCGATGCATGGTTCATCGGCTACACGCCGCAGCTCGTGTCCTGCGTATGGATGGGCTTCGACAGGAACGAGCTCTCGCTCGGACGCGATAGAGCCGGCGGACAGATAGCCGCTCCGGTGTGGGGCGAATTCATGAAGAAGGCGCTCACTGGTACCCGATATATGGACTTCAAGAAGCCGCGTGAGGTGGTGTCCGTACGCGTCTGCAGGAAGAGCGGCGCGATACCGACGGAGTACTGCCGCAAGACGATCGATGAATACTTCATCCGCGGTACGACGCCGCTTGACGTCTGCTCGCGCTGTCAGCTCGACAAGGAACAGACGGACTGGAGCGACAGCGTGCTCGATAAGTATCATAGAAAATCCGATAAAAAACGTTCGCTCGATTTCGAGTTCTGA